TCTCGTCGGCTTCGAAAAAATGCCCAGATGCATTCATGTAAGACGTTAAGGTCACTGTACCAGGCTCAGCATATAACCCACTAGCGGCATCCGTACCCAAATATGACTGTCTTAAAGGGATTTGGTGACGGCCAGAGAGGAAACTTTGGCCTTGCTGCCTTTTTAACCGGAAGTACACCACGGAGTTTAGCAGTAATATACAGAAAGCAGGCATCACAAACTCAATGATAGTCAGGATGAGAATGAGCCATTTGCTTTTGCCGTACTCCAGGTTACAACATACAGTATCAATGCCGTTCGCATGTTTGTGGTACACGAATGCTAGACAGAAATGAACGGAGAGACACGCGACCCACGTGAGGCCGAAGTAGAGTCCGATCCTCTTGCTGGACCGCTGCGACCTGTGTCGGAGGGTGTCCTGAATCATGACGAATCGATCGCAGCTGACCGCTATCACGGCGATGACCGACATATCAGTGCAGGTGAAGTCGAAAGCCCACACAAAGATGCATAGGTTTTGGCCGAACAACCACTCGTTAAGGATGTACGACGGGGCATTGATGGCCATGATCACGCCGACGATCAAATCGGCTGTTGCGAGATTGAGAATGATAGTGTTGGTTCTGTTCCTCCTGACCCTCTCATCTCTGCAATAAGCCACGAGAACGAAGACGTTCCCCACGATAGTGATGATGACCACCGGGATATAGAGAATGCACACGAGCACCACACGT
The nucleotide sequence above comes from Diadema setosum chromosome 5, eeDiaSeto1, whole genome shotgun sequence. Encoded proteins:
- the LOC140228528 gene encoding muscarinic acetylcholine receptor M3-like; amino-acid sequence: MAEMEANSAISLLNGTTTQITALRVVLVCILYIPVVIITIVGNVFVLVAYCRDERVRRNRTNTIILNLATADLIVGVIMAINAPSYILNEWLFGQNLCIFVWAFDFTCTDMSVIAVIAVSCDRFVMIQDTLRHRSQRSSKRIGLYFGLTWVACLSVHFCLAFVYHKHANGIDTVCCNLEYGKSKWLILILTIIEFVMPAFCILLLNSVVYFRLKRQQGQSFLSGRHQIPLRQSYLGTDAASGLYAEPGTVTLTSYMNASGHFFEADENATALMQVTCQGSPSCNRATSRTVTAPNPLRNNSRIMRVHRGGNTQVVEAKGDQV